The genomic DNA AAGGCTCCTTACCCAATCGCTGAAAAATTGGCAGCTAACCAGACGAATCCCTACTCCGATGTATGGATTGTCAAAGGCAGCCACCATGAACTTATTTTCCGCGAGCATCCCCGTGAGTATCTGCGCCGAGTTTCAACCTTTCTGGGCAACGTGAAGCTGGCGGAACAGAAGGACATTGATAATGCGCCGTTGGTGAAAAGCAAACCGTGATTCGGGACACAAAAAAGAGGCATCCCTGGAGGGTTGATATCAACCCTCCAGGGATGCCTCTTCTATACCGATCAACCTTTAATTAAAGACAGAAATTCAGCTCTGGACGCAGGATCCTCGCGGAAAATGCCTCGTACTCCGGAAGTTACCGTTTTGCTTCCCGGCTTCTTCACACCACGGGCGCACATGCACAGATGCTCACCCTCCACAACAACCATAACACCGTGAGGCTCCAGAACGTCGACCATAATGTCGGCGATTTGCGATGTAATTCGCTCCTGAACCTGCAAACGGCGGGTCACTGCTTCGACCAGACGAGCCAGCTTGCTGAGACCGGCAATTTTGCCGCTTGGGATGTAGCCGATATGGACCTTACCGAAGAAAGGCGCCATATGATGTTCGCATTGGCTGTAATAAACGATATCCTTGACAATAACCAGCTCTTCATGATTTTCATCAAAGGTAACGCCCAGTACATCCCTTGGGTCCACCTCATATCCCGCAAAAATTTCCTCATACATCCGGGCAACACGCGCAGGAGTTTCCAGAAGTCCTTCCCGCTGCGTATCCTCTCCGATCAATTTCAATATCTGCTCTATATGATGCTCGACTTGTTCACGATTTTGCTGAACCTTGGTATTTGCGTAATCTTTAACGCCAGCCACGGCACGTCCTCCTCTCGTGACCTACTGATTTCTATTATTGAAATATCCTTACCTTACTTGCGTTTGCCGCCGCCTTGCCCTTTTTTACCCGTATTCTGCTGGTTTTTCATCATTTGCTGGGCTTTTTGCATTTGGCGACCATTCAAATTATACCCCATCTGTTTGGCCATTTTTTGCAGCATTTGTGGATCACTTTGCATTTTCTCCATTTGCTTGCGCAAATAAAACACGCCGATAAAAAAACCGCCGATTAAGCCGACAATCAGCGTAACCACAGGAATGACATATTGCATTTTCCGCCACCTCATATTTATAGATCAATACTTTGTGTGCTTAGCAACACGAAACTATCATAGCATGTACCCGTGTGGCTAGCAAATGGATTTCTACATTAAAACAGCCTCTATAAAAACGGTAGTTTCCTGCGCCAAATCCAGCTCCTTGACGTCAAGATGGCTTGCCTCGCCGCGTACGATTCTTACCACCGGACGGCCCGGAAGACCGCGATGCTGATTCACAACAACGCCCGTTTCTTTGGTTGACAGCCGGACGGCAGCTCCGTTGGGATAGATCGAAACCATCCGGTTGAACTGTATCAATACCTCGTAATCCAGCTGCTTCTCCGACATGGCCATCATTTCCTCACAGGCCTCATGCGGCAGCAGGTTTTTTGATTTCGGAAGTAACGGATGGATCAGCCGGTCATACGTGTCCGCGGCCGATACGATTTTGGCATACAGATGAATCTCATCACCTGTCAGTCCACGCGGAAGGCCCAAGCCATCGATCCGTTCGTGATGCTGCAAGGCCACATGGGCAACCAAGAGACTAAAATCTCTTTTATTCTTAAGCTTTTCGAACCCTCTCCACGTATGATGGGATTTGAGTCCGGGTAAAATATCATCTTCTTCACTCATGCCGCTTTTCCCGATATCATGCATCAGCGCACCTGTTGCAAGTTCCTTCAGCTGCTGGTAATTAAGCCCCATATTGATACCCATCACAGCAGACAGCAGACAAACATTCATCGCATGAATGTACTCACTGTTGTCTGTCGTCCGTATATCAGTCAGCTGAACCAGCATTTCCTTGTTGCTCATCACATCTTCCAAAAGACTCTCTACACTGCTTCCAATCAATTGGATGTTCCAGTCCTTTCCGGAACGCACCACCTCAAAAGCGTTGTACATCTCTTGAATGATCCCCTGCTTGGTCGCCTCGCTGAGCATGTCATCCGTATCCACATCGTCAAACAGCGGATCCTGAATATATACCATCGTGACGCCAATCCGGTTTAATGTGTTGATCATGTACACCGTCAGCTGGACGCCTGCAGACAAGAGCACAGTACCGTTGCCGGAATATATGGTTTTGCCTAAGAATTGTCCGGGCTCTACGTTGTCAATGCTTATATACCTCATGATTCTTCCCCCGATTTTCAGCGGCTGATGCGAAAGCCGGACAGCTCTTCACCGCTTTACTCTTCAATCCGCGTATTTCTTTCGGGAAGTGAACCCTCCAGGCTCAGAAGCAGGCGCTTGGTTTCAAGACCTCCACGGAAGCCTGTCAGGCTTCCGTCGCTTTCAAGTACCCGGTGGCAGGGAATGATGACCGGAACCGGATTTTTATTAATGGCTCCGGCGACCGCTCTGATGGCTTTCGGTCTCTTGATCTCTTCCGCTACAACTCCGTAAGAACGGATCTCTCCATATGGAATATCGGCAAGAGTCGTCCAAACCTGAAGCTGAAAAGGTGTTCCGCGCAAATCCAGCGCCAGATCAAACTCCGTGCGCTGCCCGGCGAAGTATTCTCCGAGCTGCCGTTTGGCCTCAGCAAGACGACCGTCGTCATGTTCGAATTCACCACCGCCGCACCAGGTGCGGGACCATTTTTGCAGGACAGCTTCCTTCACGCTAAAGCTGCCGAACTCGATCAGGCAGAGCCCTTTATCTGTGGAGCATAATGTTAACGGTCCAATCTTGGACTGCATTTCATCGTAATAAATCGTTTCCGGCTCTCCGCTGAGAGTAGGTGAAAATCCTGGTGCTTCGCTTACCGTTTCTGCTGTGTTCGCTTTCGTTTGCGATTGAAGTTGTTCCTTCGCTTCCCCGAGCATTTCTCTGACCTTCTCGTCCTGCTCTTCAGCTATGGCTTTATTCATGATGTTCAATGCCTCTTCGCCTCCTATGCGTCCCAGCGACCAGGCTGCGGTTCCCCGCAGCTCCGGCCGTGGGTCTTTCAGCAGTACCTCACCCAGTTTGGGCACCGCAGATGTATCCTTGTAATTTCCGAGCGCAATCACCGCATTGCGCTGGATTGGTTTTCTGCCCCGCCATGCGGCGGCGCTTTCCCCGAACTTCTCCTTAAATTCACGGTTGCTTAGATCCAGAATCGGCAGCAGAAGCGGTCTGTCCTTATCCGGGTCTGGCAGTAAATCCTCATGATGCGTCCAGTGCTTCCCCTTATTTTTCGGACAGATCACCTGACAGGTATCGCAGCCGTACAAACGGTTGCCGATCTTGCGCATAATCTCATCCGTAAGGAAGCCTTTCGTCTGCGTCAGGAAGGAGATACAGCGCTGGGCATTCAGCTGCCCGGGTCCTACCAGAGCCCCTGTTGGACAAGCGTCAATGCATAGCGTACAGTCCCCGCAATCCTCCGTCACCGGCGTATCTGGAGGAAAAGGAATATTCGTTACCATTTCCCCAAGAAAGATCCAGGAGCCCCATTTCGGAGAAATGATGCAGCAGTTTTTTCCGCTAAAGCCGATACCGGCACGTTCCGCAACAGCCCGGTCTACAAGCGCGCCTGTATCCACCATGCTCTCCAGCACAGCCTCAGGCACCCTCTCCCGGATAAAAGCCTCCAGCTTGCCCATCGCCTCGCGCAGTACCTGATGATAGTCCTTGCCCCATGATGAGCGCGACAAAACGCCCCGATACTTGCCCGGCTCATTTTTGGGAGCATCAGTCATTTTGGAAGAATAGGCGACAGCGATAGATATGAGAGAGGCGGGCTCCGCGGAAGGTAGTGCGGGGGTAACACGTTTATCCAGATCAGGTTCTTCAAAGCCGGACTCATAACCGAGTTCACGGTGATTTTGCAATATGGCTTTCAATGATACAAAGGGATCTGCGGAGGCAAAGCCGATTTCGTCAATGCCAAAACTCGCCGTAGCCTCTTTAATTTCACGCTTCAGCTGCTCCCAAGGGGAAGTCGGAGGAGCATAAGCGGAGTTTTTCATGTTTGTCAAAAAGCTCGCGCCTCCTTTTCAGCCTTGATAACGTTTGTTATAAGCCTTTAATCTGGGATACCGGCCAGAAAATGAATTCTGCCCTGCCGACAATAGCTTTGGCGGTAACACTGCCAAAAGAGCGGCTGTCCTTGCTGGCGCCCGCATGCCGGTTATCTCCCATTACAAAGTAGTGATCCTTGTCCAACTTGAGCGGTCCAAAATCCGGATCTTGGATCTCCACTTCCGTATAAGGCTCGACCTGCATCTGACCGTTCACATAGAGCTTGTGATCCTTCACTTCGACAATATCACCGGGAATGCCGATAACCCGTTTGACCAGAAATTCCTTTTTATCCGGTCCATCGCTCGGATCGCGCAGCACAACAATTTCGCCCCTGCTGGGCGATTTGAAATCATACACGATTTTATCAATAAACAGCCTTTCCTTCTCGTACAGCGTTGGCTGCATGGATTGCCCCTTGACCATCGACAGATTGAAGACAAATAAATTAAGCAGCATCATGATTACAAAAGCGATGACGATCGTTTTAGCCCAGTCCCACACCTCGGAGGAAAGACTGCGCTGTTTCGGCTCGGTCACCGGCTTGTCTGCCGGAAGTGTCCCCGAGCGTCCGGGTTCATGCTGTTGAACTTGATTCATCCTACACCTCATTTATAAAAAAATCCCCTTATATACAGAAAAGCATATCTTTCGCAGTTTTGCAACGGCAGTAAAGATATGCTCAATATAGAAAATATTGTTTTTTGACAATAATGATAGCTTGTCCATCTTAGAAGTTTCTATGATTTTGTATGTGTTCATTTGATTGAGACCGGCAAGAAGTTTATAATTTGTATCAACTTGGGTCCATTTGTTACTGCATACGTATTAGTGCTGGGGACTAATAATACTAAGCTTTTGAAAGGCTTCCAAAATCTTGTTAGCGCCGTAGCCCATCGCTTCGTAAAGCGGCAGAGCGGCTTTGTTATGCTCATCTCCGGCAATCATAATACGGCTCACCTTGCGAACCTGGAAACGCTGTTCCATAGCCGCGACCAATGCTTTGCCAATTCCTTGGCGGCGGTAGTCGGGATGAACGGCAATCCTGTAGTAACAGCCGTGGTTGTGCTCGATCGTTCCGATCAAGGCCCCCACAATTTCATCGTCTTCCTCTGCAACCATAATCAATTCCGAATCCCAGGAAAGCTGCCTGGAGAACGGTCCCATCGTATTCCGGTAACACTCTTCGGACAAGGCAACCTGCATCAACTCAGTGACACTGGAACAATCACTTAACTGAAAGGAACGAACATGCATGTCTTAAATCTCCCTTTTTCGTCAGCTTGTTTGGATCCTTGGAAGATCAAGCTCCCCTTAAAATATAAGAAATTATATGCTTCGAAAAGTTCTCATCCTTATATCGCAAGGAAAACTTCCGCTTTAAGCGGTCTGTCTTCTGCGAAAGCTCGTCGCTAGACGCTCTCATTATAATCCAGAATAAATATTACGACAAAAACCGTTAAATTCCTTCTTTATCATTCATTAAACCATAGTTTTCTTTAAAAAACACGCATTTTCTTTTGAAAGCGCTTTATAGCAAGCGTTTTCATTGTAATATCAGTCAAATAACCATATAATGGTGATTTTTGGACGCATAAAAACTCGGGGAAAGGGTAATGGATAATACGGATTATGTAAGACCGTACAGACCTAGGTTGACTTTATAAACATAAATGTTGATTTAATTGAAAAAATACGGTTTAATTGTATTTGGATGCATTACTGCTACATAATCCGGTCAAAAAGGATGCTTTTGCCCAGCAAAAACTCCTTTAAAAAAACATTTACAGGAGGTATTTATCATGGCATTTCAATTACCAGCACTTCCTTACCCTAACAATGCGCTCGAGCCTCATATCGACGCACAGACAATGGAGATCCACCACGATCGTCACCATAACACGTATGTAACCAATTTGAATGCAGCTTTGGAAAGCGCTCCTGAACTGCAAAATAAAAGCCTCGACGAGCTTCTGTCGAACCTCGACAGCGTGCCTGAAGGCATCCGTACAGCCGTTCGCAACAACGGTGGCGGACATGCGA from Paenibacillus sp. J23TS9 includes the following:
- the lepB gene encoding signal peptidase I codes for the protein MNQVQQHEPGRSGTLPADKPVTEPKQRSLSSEVWDWAKTIVIAFVIMMLLNLFVFNLSMVKGQSMQPTLYEKERLFIDKIVYDFKSPSRGEIVVLRDPSDGPDKKEFLVKRVIGIPGDIVEVKDHKLYVNGQMQVEPYTEVEIQDPDFGPLKLDKDHYFVMGDNRHAGASKDSRSFGSVTAKAIVGRAEFIFWPVSQIKGL
- a CDS encoding HD-GYP domain-containing protein, which translates into the protein MRYISIDNVEPGQFLGKTIYSGNGTVLLSAGVQLTVYMINTLNRIGVTMVYIQDPLFDDVDTDDMLSEATKQGIIQEMYNAFEVVRSGKDWNIQLIGSSVESLLEDVMSNKEMLVQLTDIRTTDNSEYIHAMNVCLLSAVMGINMGLNYQQLKELATGALMHDIGKSGMSEEDDILPGLKSHHTWRGFEKLKNKRDFSLLVAHVALQHHERIDGLGLPRGLTGDEIHLYAKIVSAADTYDRLIHPLLPKSKNLLPHEACEEMMAMSEKQLDYEVLIQFNRMVSIYPNGAAVRLSTKETGVVVNQHRGLPGRPVVRIVRGEASHLDVKELDLAQETTVFIEAVLM
- a CDS encoding GNAT family N-acetyltransferase; this translates as MHVRSFQLSDCSSVTELMQVALSEECYRNTMGPFSRQLSWDSELIMVAEEDDEIVGALIGTIEHNHGCYYRIAVHPDYRRQGIGKALVAAMEQRFQVRKVSRIMIAGDEHNKAALPLYEAMGYGANKILEAFQKLSIISPQH
- a CDS encoding YneF family protein; amino-acid sequence: MQYVIPVVTLIVGLIGGFFIGVFYLRKQMEKMQSDPQMLQKMAKQMGYNLNGRQMQKAQQMMKNQQNTGKKGQGGGKRK
- the queG gene encoding tRNA epoxyqueuosine(34) reductase QueG is translated as MKNSAYAPPTSPWEQLKREIKEATASFGIDEIGFASADPFVSLKAILQNHRELGYESGFEEPDLDKRVTPALPSAEPASLISIAVAYSSKMTDAPKNEPGKYRGVLSRSSWGKDYHQVLREAMGKLEAFIRERVPEAVLESMVDTGALVDRAVAERAGIGFSGKNCCIISPKWGSWIFLGEMVTNIPFPPDTPVTEDCGDCTLCIDACPTGALVGPGQLNAQRCISFLTQTKGFLTDEIMRKIGNRLYGCDTCQVICPKNKGKHWTHHEDLLPDPDKDRPLLLPILDLSNREFKEKFGESAAAWRGRKPIQRNAVIALGNYKDTSAVPKLGEVLLKDPRPELRGTAAWSLGRIGGEEALNIMNKAIAEEQDEKVREMLGEAKEQLQSQTKANTAETVSEAPGFSPTLSGEPETIYYDEMQSKIGPLTLCSTDKGLCLIEFGSFSVKEAVLQKWSRTWCGGGEFEHDDGRLAEAKRQLGEYFAGQRTEFDLALDLRGTPFQLQVWTTLADIPYGEIRSYGVVAEEIKRPKAIRAVAGAINKNPVPVIIPCHRVLESDGSLTGFRGGLETKRLLLSLEGSLPERNTRIEE
- the folE gene encoding GTP cyclohydrolase I FolE, yielding MAGVKDYANTKVQQNREQVEHHIEQILKLIGEDTQREGLLETPARVARMYEEIFAGYEVDPRDVLGVTFDENHEELVIVKDIVYYSQCEHHMAPFFGKVHIGYIPSGKIAGLSKLARLVEAVTRRLQVQERITSQIADIMVDVLEPHGVMVVVEGEHLCMCARGVKKPGSKTVTSGVRGIFREDPASRAEFLSLIKG